The following proteins are encoded in a genomic region of Triticum dicoccoides isolate Atlit2015 ecotype Zavitan chromosome 1B, WEW_v2.0, whole genome shotgun sequence:
- the LOC119326648 gene encoding transcription factor HBP-1b(c1)-like isoform X1, translated as MDCASHGGTDTSTDPDLDKNQAFERGHAAAGLTPPDSSHKSNGELGPKTLRRLAQNREAARRSRLRKKAYVQQLESSGLRLARLEQELQRARQQGFLISTLGDQPDSENGDAASSFYVEHARWLEEHHKQVDELRAAVGAHAGDGDLQAIVDTVMARCDEIFRLKGAAAKADAFRVLSGTWGTPVERCFLWLGGFRPSELLMVPTIIVLLASRLEPLTEKQLDSIDVLRRSSLQAEEALSREMEALRQSVTETVAAAGSSSLSCSDDDCTGQMAVAVGKLGAMEGLLRQADDLRLRILEETRRVLTTRQCARAVLVVTDYFSRMRALSSLWIARPTTGVN; from the exons ATGGATTGCGCAAGCCATGGCGGGACTGACACATCGACGGACCCAGACCTCGACAAGAATCAAGCG TTCGAACGAGGGCATGCTGCTGCTGGGCTCACGCCTCCGGATTCCAGTCACAAATCGAATGGTGAACTAGGTCCAAAG ACGCTCCGTCGCCTCGCCCAAAACCGTGAAGCTGCTAGGAGAAGCCGTCTAAGAAAAAAG GCATATGTCCAGCAGCTCGAGAGCAGCGGCCTGAGGCTTGCTCGGCTGGAGCAGGAGCTCCAGCGTGCTCGCCAACAG GGATTTCTCATTTCTACTTTGGGAGACCAGCCTGATTCAGAGAATGGAGATG CAGCTTCTTCGTTCTACGTGGAGCACGCACGGTGGCTGGAGGAGCACCACAAGCAGGTAGACGAGCTCAGAGCCGCCGTCGGTGCCCACGCCGGAGACGGCGACCTCCAGGCCATCGTTGACACCGTCATGGCACGCTGCGACGAGATCTTCAGGCTCAAGGGCGCCGCGGCCAAGGCCGACGCCTTCCGCGTCCTGTCGGGGACGTGGGGGACCCCCGTCGAGCGGTGCTTCCTCTGGCTCGGTGGCTTCCGGCCATCGGAGCTTCTCATGGTTCCGACCATCATCGTT CTGCTCGCGAGCAGGCTGGAGCCCCTCACCGAGAAGCAGCTCGACAGTATCGACGTCCTGCGACGTTCCTCCCTGCAAGCCGAAGAAGCACTCTCGAGAGAGATGGAAGCGCTGCGACAGTCGGTCACGGAAACCGTCGCGGCGGCAGGATCGTCGTCCCTGAGCTGCTCCGACGATGATTGCACGGGCCAAATGGCGGTGGCGGTGGGAAAGCTAGGCGCCATGGAAGGCCTCCTGCGGCAG GCTGATGATTTGCGACTGCGGATTCTTGAGGAAACGCGGCGGGTACTGACCACCCGTCAGTGCGCACGAGCGGTGCTCGTGGTCACCGACTACTTCTCCCGGATGCGCGCCCTGAGTTCTCTCTGGATTGCACGTCCGACCACCGGAGTGAACTGA
- the LOC119326648 gene encoding transcription factor HBP-1b(c1)-like isoform X4 — protein sequence MDCASHGGTDTSTDPDLDKNQAFERGHAAAGLTPPDSSHKSNGELGPKTLRRLAQNREAARRSRLRKKAYVQQLESSGLRLARLEQELQRARQQGFLISTLGDQPDSENGDAASSFYVEHARWLEEHHKQVDELRAAVGAHAGDGDLQAIVDTVMARCDEIFRLKGAAAKADAFRVLSGTWGTPVERCFLWLGGFRPSELLMLLASRLEPLTEKQLDSIDVLRRSSLQAEEALSREMEALRQSVTETVAAAGSSSLSCSDDDCTGQMAVAVGKLGAMEGLLRQADDLRLRILEETRRVLTTRQCARAVLVVTDYFSRMRALSSLWIARPTTGVN from the exons ATGGATTGCGCAAGCCATGGCGGGACTGACACATCGACGGACCCAGACCTCGACAAGAATCAAGCG TTCGAACGAGGGCATGCTGCTGCTGGGCTCACGCCTCCGGATTCCAGTCACAAATCGAATGGTGAACTAGGTCCAAAG ACGCTCCGTCGCCTCGCCCAAAACCGTGAAGCTGCTAGGAGAAGCCGTCTAAGAAAAAAG GCATATGTCCAGCAGCTCGAGAGCAGCGGCCTGAGGCTTGCTCGGCTGGAGCAGGAGCTCCAGCGTGCTCGCCAACAG GGATTTCTCATTTCTACTTTGGGAGACCAGCCTGATTCAGAGAATGGAGATG CAGCTTCTTCGTTCTACGTGGAGCACGCACGGTGGCTGGAGGAGCACCACAAGCAGGTAGACGAGCTCAGAGCCGCCGTCGGTGCCCACGCCGGAGACGGCGACCTCCAGGCCATCGTTGACACCGTCATGGCACGCTGCGACGAGATCTTCAGGCTCAAGGGCGCCGCGGCCAAGGCCGACGCCTTCCGCGTCCTGTCGGGGACGTGGGGGACCCCCGTCGAGCGGTGCTTCCTCTGGCTCGGTGGCTTCCGGCCATCGGAGCTTCTCATG CTGCTCGCGAGCAGGCTGGAGCCCCTCACCGAGAAGCAGCTCGACAGTATCGACGTCCTGCGACGTTCCTCCCTGCAAGCCGAAGAAGCACTCTCGAGAGAGATGGAAGCGCTGCGACAGTCGGTCACGGAAACCGTCGCGGCGGCAGGATCGTCGTCCCTGAGCTGCTCCGACGATGATTGCACGGGCCAAATGGCGGTGGCGGTGGGAAAGCTAGGCGCCATGGAAGGCCTCCTGCGGCAG GCTGATGATTTGCGACTGCGGATTCTTGAGGAAACGCGGCGGGTACTGACCACCCGTCAGTGCGCACGAGCGGTGCTCGTGGTCACCGACTACTTCTCCCGGATGCGCGCCCTGAGTTCTCTCTGGATTGCACGTCCGACCACCGGAGTGAACTGA
- the LOC119326648 gene encoding transcription factor HBP-1b(c1)-like isoform X2 codes for MDCASHGGTDTSTDPDLDKNQAFERGHAAAGLTPPDSSHKSNGELGPKTLRRLAQNREAARRSRLRKKAYVQQLESSGLRLARLEQELQRARQQGFLISTLGDQPDSENGDAASSFYVEHARWLEEHHKQVDELRAAVGAHAGDGDLQAIVDTVMARCDEIFRLKGAAAKADAFRVLSGTWGTPVERCFLWLGGFRPSELLMVPTIILLASRLEPLTEKQLDSIDVLRRSSLQAEEALSREMEALRQSVTETVAAAGSSSLSCSDDDCTGQMAVAVGKLGAMEGLLRQADDLRLRILEETRRVLTTRQCARAVLVVTDYFSRMRALSSLWIARPTTGVN; via the exons ATGGATTGCGCAAGCCATGGCGGGACTGACACATCGACGGACCCAGACCTCGACAAGAATCAAGCG TTCGAACGAGGGCATGCTGCTGCTGGGCTCACGCCTCCGGATTCCAGTCACAAATCGAATGGTGAACTAGGTCCAAAG ACGCTCCGTCGCCTCGCCCAAAACCGTGAAGCTGCTAGGAGAAGCCGTCTAAGAAAAAAG GCATATGTCCAGCAGCTCGAGAGCAGCGGCCTGAGGCTTGCTCGGCTGGAGCAGGAGCTCCAGCGTGCTCGCCAACAG GGATTTCTCATTTCTACTTTGGGAGACCAGCCTGATTCAGAGAATGGAGATG CAGCTTCTTCGTTCTACGTGGAGCACGCACGGTGGCTGGAGGAGCACCACAAGCAGGTAGACGAGCTCAGAGCCGCCGTCGGTGCCCACGCCGGAGACGGCGACCTCCAGGCCATCGTTGACACCGTCATGGCACGCTGCGACGAGATCTTCAGGCTCAAGGGCGCCGCGGCCAAGGCCGACGCCTTCCGCGTCCTGTCGGGGACGTGGGGGACCCCCGTCGAGCGGTGCTTCCTCTGGCTCGGTGGCTTCCGGCCATCGGAGCTTCTCATGGTTCCGACCATCATC CTGCTCGCGAGCAGGCTGGAGCCCCTCACCGAGAAGCAGCTCGACAGTATCGACGTCCTGCGACGTTCCTCCCTGCAAGCCGAAGAAGCACTCTCGAGAGAGATGGAAGCGCTGCGACAGTCGGTCACGGAAACCGTCGCGGCGGCAGGATCGTCGTCCCTGAGCTGCTCCGACGATGATTGCACGGGCCAAATGGCGGTGGCGGTGGGAAAGCTAGGCGCCATGGAAGGCCTCCTGCGGCAG GCTGATGATTTGCGACTGCGGATTCTTGAGGAAACGCGGCGGGTACTGACCACCCGTCAGTGCGCACGAGCGGTGCTCGTGGTCACCGACTACTTCTCCCGGATGCGCGCCCTGAGTTCTCTCTGGATTGCACGTCCGACCACCGGAGTGAACTGA
- the LOC119326648 gene encoding transcription factor HBP-1b(c1)-like isoform X5, whose amino-acid sequence MDCASHGGTDTSTDPDLDKNQAFERGHAAAGLTPPDSSHKSNGELGPKTLRRLAQNREAARRSRLRKKAYVQQLESSGLRLARLEQELQRARQQGFLISTLGDQPDSENGDASSFYVEHARWLEEHHKQVDELRAAVGAHAGDGDLQAIVDTVMARCDEIFRLKGAAAKADAFRVLSGTWGTPVERCFLWLGGFRPSELLMLLASRLEPLTEKQLDSIDVLRRSSLQAEEALSREMEALRQSVTETVAAAGSSSLSCSDDDCTGQMAVAVGKLGAMEGLLRQADDLRLRILEETRRVLTTRQCARAVLVVTDYFSRMRALSSLWIARPTTGVN is encoded by the exons ATGGATTGCGCAAGCCATGGCGGGACTGACACATCGACGGACCCAGACCTCGACAAGAATCAAGCG TTCGAACGAGGGCATGCTGCTGCTGGGCTCACGCCTCCGGATTCCAGTCACAAATCGAATGGTGAACTAGGTCCAAAG ACGCTCCGTCGCCTCGCCCAAAACCGTGAAGCTGCTAGGAGAAGCCGTCTAAGAAAAAAG GCATATGTCCAGCAGCTCGAGAGCAGCGGCCTGAGGCTTGCTCGGCTGGAGCAGGAGCTCCAGCGTGCTCGCCAACAG GGATTTCTCATTTCTACTTTGGGAGACCAGCCTGATTCAGAGAATGGAGATG CTTCTTCGTTCTACGTGGAGCACGCACGGTGGCTGGAGGAGCACCACAAGCAGGTAGACGAGCTCAGAGCCGCCGTCGGTGCCCACGCCGGAGACGGCGACCTCCAGGCCATCGTTGACACCGTCATGGCACGCTGCGACGAGATCTTCAGGCTCAAGGGCGCCGCGGCCAAGGCCGACGCCTTCCGCGTCCTGTCGGGGACGTGGGGGACCCCCGTCGAGCGGTGCTTCCTCTGGCTCGGTGGCTTCCGGCCATCGGAGCTTCTCATG CTGCTCGCGAGCAGGCTGGAGCCCCTCACCGAGAAGCAGCTCGACAGTATCGACGTCCTGCGACGTTCCTCCCTGCAAGCCGAAGAAGCACTCTCGAGAGAGATGGAAGCGCTGCGACAGTCGGTCACGGAAACCGTCGCGGCGGCAGGATCGTCGTCCCTGAGCTGCTCCGACGATGATTGCACGGGCCAAATGGCGGTGGCGGTGGGAAAGCTAGGCGCCATGGAAGGCCTCCTGCGGCAG GCTGATGATTTGCGACTGCGGATTCTTGAGGAAACGCGGCGGGTACTGACCACCCGTCAGTGCGCACGAGCGGTGCTCGTGGTCACCGACTACTTCTCCCGGATGCGCGCCCTGAGTTCTCTCTGGATTGCACGTCCGACCACCGGAGTGAACTGA
- the LOC119326648 gene encoding transcription factor HBP-1b(c1)-like isoform X3: protein MDCASHGGTDTSTDPDLDKNQAFERGHAAAGLTPPDSSHKSNGELGPKTLRRLAQNREAARRSRLRKKAYVQQLESSGLRLARLEQELQRARQQGFLISTLGDQPDSENGDASSFYVEHARWLEEHHKQVDELRAAVGAHAGDGDLQAIVDTVMARCDEIFRLKGAAAKADAFRVLSGTWGTPVERCFLWLGGFRPSELLMVPTIIVLLASRLEPLTEKQLDSIDVLRRSSLQAEEALSREMEALRQSVTETVAAAGSSSLSCSDDDCTGQMAVAVGKLGAMEGLLRQADDLRLRILEETRRVLTTRQCARAVLVVTDYFSRMRALSSLWIARPTTGVN, encoded by the exons ATGGATTGCGCAAGCCATGGCGGGACTGACACATCGACGGACCCAGACCTCGACAAGAATCAAGCG TTCGAACGAGGGCATGCTGCTGCTGGGCTCACGCCTCCGGATTCCAGTCACAAATCGAATGGTGAACTAGGTCCAAAG ACGCTCCGTCGCCTCGCCCAAAACCGTGAAGCTGCTAGGAGAAGCCGTCTAAGAAAAAAG GCATATGTCCAGCAGCTCGAGAGCAGCGGCCTGAGGCTTGCTCGGCTGGAGCAGGAGCTCCAGCGTGCTCGCCAACAG GGATTTCTCATTTCTACTTTGGGAGACCAGCCTGATTCAGAGAATGGAGATG CTTCTTCGTTCTACGTGGAGCACGCACGGTGGCTGGAGGAGCACCACAAGCAGGTAGACGAGCTCAGAGCCGCCGTCGGTGCCCACGCCGGAGACGGCGACCTCCAGGCCATCGTTGACACCGTCATGGCACGCTGCGACGAGATCTTCAGGCTCAAGGGCGCCGCGGCCAAGGCCGACGCCTTCCGCGTCCTGTCGGGGACGTGGGGGACCCCCGTCGAGCGGTGCTTCCTCTGGCTCGGTGGCTTCCGGCCATCGGAGCTTCTCATGGTTCCGACCATCATCGTT CTGCTCGCGAGCAGGCTGGAGCCCCTCACCGAGAAGCAGCTCGACAGTATCGACGTCCTGCGACGTTCCTCCCTGCAAGCCGAAGAAGCACTCTCGAGAGAGATGGAAGCGCTGCGACAGTCGGTCACGGAAACCGTCGCGGCGGCAGGATCGTCGTCCCTGAGCTGCTCCGACGATGATTGCACGGGCCAAATGGCGGTGGCGGTGGGAAAGCTAGGCGCCATGGAAGGCCTCCTGCGGCAG GCTGATGATTTGCGACTGCGGATTCTTGAGGAAACGCGGCGGGTACTGACCACCCGTCAGTGCGCACGAGCGGTGCTCGTGGTCACCGACTACTTCTCCCGGATGCGCGCCCTGAGTTCTCTCTGGATTGCACGTCCGACCACCGGAGTGAACTGA